The Fischerella sp. PCC 9605 genome contains a region encoding:
- the ftsE gene encoding cell division ATP-binding protein FtsE: MPAVLSPKAATDKSIHLQDSDTQPGNVSTLMVQLRSAAKTYLNGHNALLDVNLEVKQGEFLFITGPSGSGKSTLLKLLYGQELPTQGEVIVDGCNVATLRGDRLSLFRRRIGIVFQDYKLIPQRTVAENVTVVLQAQGYTRKEIQRRLEPTLKLVGLFAKADCFPEQLSGGEQQRVSIARAIVATPPLLLADEPTGNLDPDNSWQVMQILQKLNSFGATVIVTTHDEQLVRRCNHRVVQVRNGRLYEISA; encoded by the coding sequence ATGCCAGCAGTATTATCACCGAAAGCAGCGACTGACAAATCTATTCATCTTCAAGATAGCGATACTCAACCGGGGAATGTTAGTACACTGATGGTGCAATTGCGCTCAGCAGCAAAAACATATCTCAACGGACATAACGCCCTGTTGGATGTGAATCTTGAGGTCAAACAGGGAGAATTTCTGTTTATCACAGGGCCAAGTGGTTCTGGTAAATCTACGCTTTTGAAACTGCTGTATGGCCAAGAGTTACCAACACAGGGAGAAGTGATAGTTGATGGGTGTAATGTGGCAACTTTACGGGGCGATCGCTTGTCTTTATTCCGACGGCGAATTGGCATTGTATTTCAGGACTACAAACTGATTCCCCAACGAACAGTGGCAGAAAATGTAACAGTTGTCCTGCAAGCGCAAGGATATACCCGCAAGGAAATTCAACGGCGTTTGGAACCAACTTTGAAGTTAGTAGGTTTGTTTGCCAAAGCTGACTGCTTTCCCGAACAACTTTCTGGGGGAGAACAACAGCGGGTGAGTATTGCACGGGCGATCGTTGCAACCCCACCACTGCTTTTAGCTGATGAACCAACCGGAAATCTCGATCCAGATAATTCCTGGCAAGTAATGCAGATTCTTCAGAAGTTAAATTCTTTTGGTGCGACAGTAATTGTTACTACTCACGATGAGCAGTTAGTGCGACGATGCAACCATCGTGTAGTGCAAGTCCGCAATGGAAGATTGTATGAAATTAGTGCTTAA